In Candidatus Hydrogenedentota bacterium, the DNA window AGCAGTCCCCACCAGAAGAAGAGGGCCAGGCCGGCCGCGATGCCGGGACGAAGCCCGTCGGCCCAGAAGAAGAGCGCCTGCCGCCAGTCGGCGGGCAGGGGGCGCGCGAGGTTCCGCTGGGTTCGTTCCAGCACCTTTTCCAAATTGACGCGGGCCGCCTCCAGTGCGGGGTCCAGACGCAGGGCGCGCTCATAGCAGGCCACCGCCTCGCCGAGTTCGCCGGCCTGGAAGAGGGCGTTGCCGAGGTTGTAGAACACCGCCGCGTTGCCCGGCTCCGCCTCGGCAACGGCGGCGAACTTCTCCGCCGCCAGGGCGTGGTTTCCCTCCCGGTAGGCGGTCTTGCCCGCGGCGAAGTCCTCCAGGACTGCCGGGGAGGCGAGGGTGATCAGCACAGCCGCAACCAGGTGTGTCATGGGGCCGTCCCCTCCATCAGCGCCCGCCGCAGGGGCTCCAGCAGGGCCTCGGCGCGCGCCCGCAGGGATTCCAGGTCTCCGGGCGGCAGTGCGGCCCCCGAATAGCGCGCCCTTTCGCAGGCGCGCAGGATGTCCGTGGTCTCCTTGACCAAGGAAAGGTCGCACCCGTGTCCGCCCAAAAGGTCGGCCACGTCGGACGCGGTGAGTCCGGCGGCGTTGACGTTGACCAGGTCGGCGACGAAACCGGCGAGGGCGAGCTGGACCGGTTCCGCCGACTGGCCGTCGGCGCGGCCGAGCGCCCCCCGGGCGCGTTTCAGGGCATGCTGCCGCCGGGCGTAGGGAATGTCCGTCTCCAGGCGCCGCCGGCGGTGCAGCCAGAGCCACAGCCCGCCGTACAGGGGGAGGGGCAGCAGCGCGGCCAGCAGGGCCAGGGCCGGTCCAGTCCGCCGCGCGCCAAGCCCCGCGTCCTCGATGAGCGGCAGCAGGTCGTCGCTGACCGGAAGCACCACCGAGCGCTGCTCCTCCCGGGCGCCGCCCGCAGTGACCAGCTCCTGGGAGCCCTGGGCCGCGACGGCCACGGTGATCTTGCGCGCGGGGATGCTCTCGGTCTTGTAGTTCTTCAGGATGGGGGCGAAGAACACGTAGGAGACCTCCGGCAGTTCGTGTTCGCCGGGCTCCAGGGGCGTGACGGCATAGCGGAACTGCTTGGTCCCGTTTCCCGCCGCCGCGTTGTCCTGCACCGTCTCCACCTCCGGCCCCGCCAGGTGCGCCCACGGGATGGGCGGGACCGAGGGCGCGCCGATGGAGTCCGGGTTGCCCTCGCCGGTCACGGAGATGACCCACTGCGCGGGCACGCCCTGGGCGAGAATGCCCGAGGGGAATTCCGCAGTGACCCGGTACTTGCCGACGGCCCCCGAAAAGCCATCGGGCGGCGCGGGAAGGGGCTTGACGGTCACCGCGATTTCCGGGGCGGCAAAGCCGCGTATGGCGGACGCGGGCCGCCAGCCGTCCGACCAGATGACCTGCCCCTGCCACCGCCAGCCCCCGATGGCCAGGGTGCCCGATGTGGTGGGGTACAGCACCTGGGAGATTTCCGTGACCCGGTAGGAGAGGTTTCCCCGGGTCTCCTTGGACTGCCGGCTGGTCTGGGGGCCGGTGTAGAATCCGGAAGTCTCCGGCAGGGGGAGGTTCTGGGGGGTGCGCAGGTCCACGTTGAACGAGTCAAGAATCAGAATCCGCAGCAGGAGCGTCACCGCCTCCCCCTGAAACACCTCGCTCTTGTCCACCCGCGTCTCCGCCATCGCCATCTCCTCGACCGAGATGCCGTCGTTGCGCGCCCCACTCTGGCGGCCGCCGGCCACCGGCCCGCCCACCTCAAGCGTGAGGGGCTGGGTGAGGTATTCCTGGCCGTCCACGCTGATCTTGACCGGGGGAATGCGGTAGGTGCCCTCTTTCTCGGCCCATCCGCGATAGCGCCAGGTGCGGCTTTGGGACTTGGTGGACCGGCCGTTCACAATGGTGAAACTGGACGCGGAACTCACCTCGGGCGCGTCCAGCACCAGCCCCGTGTCCGTGACGGGGGTCACATCGGGGTTGCGGACATCGCTGCCCGCCGCCTGAAGCGTCAGCAGGAACACCTCCCCCACGCCGACCCTGTTCGTGGACAGGGACGCGCTGACGGGGCTCTGCTGGCACCAGGCCGCCAGCCCCGGCAGAAGCGCCGCGAAGACCGCGGTTTTCCAGAGGATTCCGCGCATCACCACCACCCCCCCTTGAAGTCAATCCGCTGGCGGACATTGCGGAGCTCCTTCTGCTCGCGCTTGTCCGTCTCCTCCAGCGATTCCAGGAGGGCGCGCAGGCTTCCGTTCTCCATGTCCTTCTCTTCCTCCTCCGTCCCGTCCTCCTGCTCTTCCGCCGCAGGCTGCGTCTCCTGCTCCTCCGCGGTCTGGGGCTCTTCCTGTTTCTCCTTTTCCTGTTC includes these proteins:
- a CDS encoding tetratricopeptide repeat protein encodes the protein MTHLVAAVLITLASPAVLEDFAAGKTAYREGNHALAAEKFAAVAEAEPGNAAVFYNLGNALFQAGELGEAVACYERALRLDPALEAARVNLEKVLERTQRNLARPLPADWRQALFFWADGLRPGIAAGLALFFWWGLLTLLTAAQIRRIPYWKTAAAAGCALLALTAGAAWSKANPVPLAVAVDTEVPVYFSRSTEDTPRFMLYEGDRVAVERTAQDWALVSTVGGERGWLARAAIVPVDAPASFLRGDGAPAPPPDTGEARP
- a CDS encoding protein BatD — encoded protein: MMRGILWKTAVFAALLPGLAAWCQQSPVSASLSTNRVGVGEVFLLTLQAAGSDVRNPDVTPVTDTGLVLDAPEVSSASSFTIVNGRSTKSQSRTWRYRGWAEKEGTYRIPPVKISVDGQEYLTQPLTLEVGGPVAGGRQSGARNDGISVEEMAMAETRVDKSEVFQGEAVTLLLRILILDSFNVDLRTPQNLPLPETSGFYTGPQTSRQSKETRGNLSYRVTEISQVLYPTTSGTLAIGGWRWQGQVIWSDGWRPASAIRGFAAPEIAVTVKPLPAPPDGFSGAVGKYRVTAEFPSGILAQGVPAQWVISVTGEGNPDSIGAPSVPPIPWAHLAGPEVETVQDNAAAGNGTKQFRYAVTPLEPGEHELPEVSYVFFAPILKNYKTESIPARKITVAVAAQGSQELVTAGGAREEQRSVVLPVSDDLLPLIEDAGLGARRTGPALALLAALLPLPLYGGLWLWLHRRRRLETDIPYARRQHALKRARGALGRADGQSAEPVQLALAGFVADLVNVNAAGLTASDVADLLGGHGCDLSLVKETTDILRACERARYSGAALPPGDLESLRARAEALLEPLRRALMEGTAP